One window of Methanogenium organophilum genomic DNA carries:
- a CDS encoding GntP family permease, producing the protein MGPVIALLIAIAAIAIVATRHAIPPFLTLTGGALLFALLTGMGESAVTAFTGGAGVLFALLGIPVYCGSVIAKFLKQDGGAERIVEDIGQVAHRPVSAAGLAGYLLSIPMMCCITPFIVLTPVLAGIRRKLHCTTSLYYAAACGSVISFVFLYPLPVTYAITNSLKQGDFNAGSYLQAALPLSLFALIIMVYLAGRYHACSTGSQEGEEIAPGSRRQAWIPVILPVACLAAGHLVAPLSILANINIALLTGLCGAILVSPAASRIPALESGTKHAGIIIFDLCGAGGLGAVIAAEGGIAAALPSLTTILPAILIPFVIAALFQAAQGSRVVSAVITASLLAGTEITSAVAAVPLILMTAAGCMMFSFFTDPFFWLIRRTTGDSVQDVFMRYTVPLLCAGTLIAAITYTVFG; encoded by the coding sequence ATGGGCCCCGTCATCGCACTTCTCATCGCCATAGCGGCAATCGCGATTGTGGCCACCCGCCATGCTATCCCGCCGTTTCTCACTCTTACCGGTGGAGCCCTTCTCTTTGCCCTGCTAACCGGGATGGGTGAATCGGCGGTGACGGCATTTACAGGCGGTGCGGGAGTACTCTTTGCACTCCTGGGAATACCTGTCTACTGTGGATCCGTCATCGCGAAATTCCTGAAACAGGACGGGGGTGCAGAACGTATTGTGGAAGATATCGGGCAGGTTGCCCACCGTCCGGTTTCTGCTGCAGGTCTCGCCGGATACCTTCTCTCAATTCCGATGATGTGCTGCATCACCCCGTTTATTGTCCTCACGCCGGTACTCGCAGGCATCCGCAGAAAATTGCACTGCACCACATCACTCTACTATGCAGCAGCATGCGGTTCCGTCATTTCATTTGTTTTTCTCTACCCGCTTCCCGTCACCTATGCAATAACAAATAGTCTGAAACAGGGAGATTTCAACGCAGGCAGTTACCTGCAGGCGGCACTCCCTCTCTCACTCTTTGCACTCATCATCATGGTGTACCTCGCCGGACGGTACCATGCATGCAGTACCGGCAGTCAGGAGGGCGAAGAAATAGCTCCGGGTAGTCGCAGGCAGGCGTGGATACCCGTCATTCTGCCGGTCGCCTGTCTTGCGGCGGGCCATCTGGTCGCACCACTTTCCATTCTCGCAAACATCAACATCGCCCTATTAACCGGCCTTTGTGGAGCAATTCTGGTCTCGCCCGCAGCATCCCGCATTCCTGCACTTGAATCGGGCACAAAACATGCGGGGATCATTATCTTTGATCTCTGCGGTGCAGGCGGTCTCGGGGCAGTGATCGCCGCGGAAGGGGGCATCGCCGCCGCCCTCCCGTCACTCACCACCATCCTCCCTGCAATCCTGATTCCCTTTGTCATTGCAGCACTCTTCCAGGCAGCACAGGGATCAAGGGTGGTATCGGCAGTCATAACCGCATCTCTTCTTGCAGGAACAGAGATCACCTCAGCAGTTGCCGCGGTACCCCTTATCCTGATGACTGCCGCCGGATGCATGATGTTCAGTTTCTTCACCGACCCCTTCTTCTGGCTCATACGCCGGACCACAGGCGATAGTGTGCAGGACGTCTTCATGCGATACACTGTGCCGCTCTTATGTGCAGGAACACTAATCGCAGCAATTACATACACCGTATTCGGCTGA
- a CDS encoding helix-hairpin-helix domain-containing protein, whose product MNILDKRVVYDVSGTAINLSGPLKAGGEGEIFSIDESPGYCAKIFYENRLTATLFQKVTAMVTNPPDAGLIDCREKHGSVVLAWPVSLLFDSPLGSRNFIGYTMPLVDTDLFREAHSYYDPQDRIQEYGGAFSWRYLLTAAYNIATVTDDIHRHGHCVADFSGRNILIARTAAVAVIDCDSFQIRDATSGRVFPSAVGTGEYLPPELQGINFSEVRRDRYHSDLFGLAVMVFKLLMGGVHPFQAGGDGVSAFPGIEQKIQNGVFAFASPNDTIYPPSFAPDYHILPPSVRNLFSRCFVDGIREPKLRPSAGEWKDCLLSEIMAMKHCRVNTNHWFGGHLGVCPWCGRGDADLFPVEVPSRIGNVSIEVKEDATGCMDIPSHDELCQSSAISSPSPVYDVPPPTEAHDTASGLYGGEDTNSGSGNDGGRGPEDTPETPSAPAILLPEPHVTMHNLARNITIPCRLPVSVAGDGPLLIHVAADVPWIEIANTTVPVEGDGVVHVTLNTGNMGSKGFQKGRVMLRAGDIREEIFLFVSVQPEL is encoded by the coding sequence GTGAATATACTGGATAAACGTGTTGTGTATGATGTTTCAGGGACAGCTATTAACCTGTCAGGGCCGTTAAAAGCCGGCGGTGAGGGTGAGATATTTTCTATTGACGAGAGCCCCGGTTATTGTGCCAAGATATTTTATGAAAACCGGTTAACTGCGACTCTTTTTCAGAAGGTTACAGCAATGGTGACAAATCCGCCTGATGCGGGTCTCATTGACTGCAGGGAAAAACATGGGTCTGTTGTGCTGGCATGGCCGGTTTCTCTCCTCTTTGATTCTCCTTTGGGTAGCAGGAATTTTATTGGATATACGATGCCTCTTGTTGATACTGACCTTTTTCGGGAAGCTCACTCCTATTATGATCCGCAGGATCGCATCCAAGAGTATGGCGGCGCCTTCTCGTGGCGGTATCTTCTTACGGCCGCCTATAATATTGCAACCGTAACCGATGATATCCACCGGCACGGTCACTGTGTGGCTGACTTTTCCGGTAGAAATATTCTGATCGCCCGCACTGCAGCAGTTGCTGTTATTGACTGTGATTCGTTCCAGATCCGTGATGCCACGTCGGGACGTGTTTTCCCGTCTGCTGTAGGAACCGGGGAATATTTGCCACCCGAACTTCAGGGGATCAATTTTTCAGAGGTCCGTCGTGACCGCTATCACAGTGATCTCTTTGGGCTTGCTGTGATGGTATTTAAACTTCTCATGGGAGGTGTGCACCCGTTTCAGGCGGGCGGTGATGGTGTTTCTGCTTTTCCGGGGATTGAACAGAAAATACAAAATGGTGTCTTTGCCTTCGCTTCACCGAACGATACTATTTACCCCCCATCATTTGCACCGGATTACCATATTCTCCCTCCGTCAGTTCGCAATCTGTTTTCGCGATGCTTTGTTGATGGAATCAGAGAACCTAAGCTCCGTCCGTCTGCCGGAGAGTGGAAGGACTGCCTGCTCTCGGAGATTATGGCAATGAAACATTGCAGGGTGAACACCAACCACTGGTTTGGCGGCCATCTTGGGGTGTGCCCGTGGTGTGGGCGGGGCGATGCAGATCTCTTTCCCGTGGAAGTACCTTCCCGCATCGGGAACGTGAGTATTGAAGTGAAAGAAGATGCCACAGGATGTATGGACATTCCATCTCATGATGAGTTGTGTCAATCTTCCGCTATCTCGTCCCCATCCCCGGTTTATGATGTGCCTCCCCCCACTGAAGCACATGATACTGCCTCTGGTCTCTATGGTGGTGAGGATACTAATTCCGGATCCGGTAATGACGGCGGAAGAGGACCGGAAGATACCCCCGAAACACCGTCTGCTCCTGCAATCCTGCTCCCCGAACCCCATGTTACGATGCATAATCTGGCCCGGAATATCACCATTCCCTGCCGTCTGCCGGTGAGTGTTGCCGGGGACGGTCCGCTTCTGATTCATGTGGCTGCTGATGTACCCTGGATTGAGATTGCAAATACAACGGTGCCGGTTGAGGGAGACGGGGTGGTGCATGTCACTCTCAATACCGGCAATATGGGTAGTAAGGGGTTCCAGAAGGGACGGGTTATGCTGCGTGCGGGTGATATCCGTGAGGAAATATTTTTGTTCGTATCCGTCCAGCCCGAATTATGA
- a CDS encoding protein phosphatase 2C domain-containing protein, with the protein MSVPPPVGCRYRISGAAVAGLSHQSEGRLCEDIWEGAVFGVAGAAVAVADGLGSAPHGRRGAMVAVSAAIEALSVFFIPGPDGEGCDAEHEPNHAMVRGACRAAHNAVFRYASACNISSRSFACTLIVLLWNGNQVTTARIGDGAVVCLQGGEQILLSAPQERRYVNEVVPLTDEGYEDACVISSDLSCVTACAIFTDGCERLFLEKKPDGYHPHEPFFLPFFSAIEPLAGTPEGDRAIANLLVSDKFISFSEDDKTLVVVTTNEGSGEYTG; encoded by the coding sequence ATGTCTGTTCCACCCCCTGTCGGATGCCGGTACCGGATCTCCGGTGCTGCGGTTGCCGGGTTGTCTCATCAGTCTGAGGGTAGGCTCTGTGAGGATATATGGGAAGGTGCAGTCTTTGGCGTGGCGGGCGCAGCGGTTGCTGTCGCAGACGGGCTGGGAAGTGCACCGCATGGCAGGAGGGGTGCAATGGTTGCTGTGTCAGCCGCCATCGAAGCCCTTTCGGTATTTTTTATACCTGGGCCGGACGGGGAAGGGTGCGATGCAGAGCATGAGCCAAATCACGCGATGGTGCGTGGCGCCTGCAGAGCTGCCCATAATGCGGTTTTCAGATATGCGTCTGCCTGTAATATTTCATCCCGGTCGTTTGCCTGCACCCTGATTGTGCTCCTCTGGAACGGGAATCAGGTTACCACGGCACGGATCGGGGATGGGGCGGTTGTCTGTCTGCAGGGGGGTGAGCAAATTCTCCTTTCGGCCCCGCAGGAACGCAGGTATGTAAATGAAGTCGTGCCGCTTACCGATGAAGGGTATGAGGATGCCTGTGTAATCTCATCCGATTTGTCGTGTGTTACGGCGTGTGCAATTTTCACTGATGGATGTGAACGGCTTTTTCTGGAAAAAAAACCGGATGGCTATCATCCCCATGAACCATTCTTCCTGCCGTTTTTTTCGGCAATTGAACCGCTTGCAGGTACTCCGGAAGGGGACCGTGCTATTGCTAACCTTTTGGTATCAGATAAGTTCATATCCTTTTCAGAAGATGATAAGACTCTGGTTGTTGTAACAACAAATGAAGGGAGTGGTGAATATACTGGATAA
- a CDS encoding vWA domain-containing protein, translating into MSRLEDLVEIAYPGEPHCPIVLLLDTSGSMSIHGKIEEMKDGLRAFKEELGSDVLARKRVEIAVVTFGETVEVAHPFSLVDAFTPPEISAAGLTPMGEAILCAITLIKERKEQYRTAGIDSYRPWIFLVTDGEPTDMYGGDALWEEVTGAIRTGEENGEFFFFPVGAEPADMKILAAISPPGRDPVRLRENRFSDMFVWLSRSQAKVSTSVTGDQVILEDFFGPGGWGELPLF; encoded by the coding sequence ATGAGCAGATTAGAGGATTTGGTAGAGATTGCATATCCCGGGGAGCCCCATTGTCCTATCGTGCTGCTGCTTGATACATCAGGTTCGATGTCTATTCATGGCAAAATAGAGGAGATGAAAGATGGGCTGCGGGCCTTTAAGGAAGAGTTGGGTTCTGATGTTCTAGCCCGAAAACGTGTTGAAATCGCGGTTGTTACATTTGGTGAAACGGTCGAGGTGGCACATCCGTTCTCTCTTGTCGATGCGTTTACTCCTCCGGAGATCTCCGCTGCCGGATTAACCCCTATGGGAGAGGCGATACTGTGTGCCATTACGTTGATAAAGGAGCGAAAAGAGCAGTACCGGACTGCAGGAATCGATTCATACCGGCCGTGGATCTTTCTGGTTACGGACGGGGAACCGACGGATATGTACGGGGGGGACGCTCTCTGGGAAGAAGTTACTGGTGCCATCCGGACTGGCGAGGAGAATGGTGAATTTTTCTTCTTCCCTGTGGGTGCGGAGCCTGCTGATATGAAGATCCTTGCTGCCATCTCTCCTCCCGGACGAGATCCTGTGCGGCTCAGGGAGAATCGATTCTCCGATATGTTTGTCTGGCTTTCCCGAAGTCAGGCGAAGGTTTCCACATCTGTGACTGGGGACCAGGTTATACTGGAAGACTTCTTCGGTCCCGGAGGATGGGGCGAGCTTCCCCTGTTTTGA